In Brassica napus cultivar Da-Ae chromosome C2, Da-Ae, whole genome shotgun sequence, the sequence aaataaaaaatttgaactttatattcaaattataaaaaatatatttataatatagtttaataaaCCCCACAAATATACTTAAACTCTAATACTTTACTGTTTTTTTACAACATactttattgtttaatttaccaaataaactaaataaaaatacaataaaagaaaaatattatctcATAATTTGTAAATGAAGACATATCTCATTGAACAAAACACACCAATGTCAAACCTGAAAAACATATGAATCTAATAACTTGATGAGtataaacgacttaatttatcgaatattcagaagtttaaaatatatgattttggaGAACAAACATTCGCGCGGTCAAAAGTTagttagatattaaaaaaaaaagctaaccAATTGCTTCACACATAGAGCTAACAAGAAACATGTCAGAACAAATTGCACATAAAAAAAGGTTTAGGGCATGATAAAAATCACTTTGAGCGAGAATGTGTTggagataattttttttcctctcaGTTTAATAACCTATATTCTACCAATCAGGTGGAAGTGACTTTTATCTCGTTTACTTCCAGCACTATTTAGCAACAGGTATATATGTCACTTTCTTCCCTTGCTATTTTTGAAGTGAAAAACAatttctatttgattttttattttatctatattattaaaagagaagtacccatttgaaaatgttcttacttcattaattaaactccctatttttttgcttgtctttttcagttgcatttatgaaatatcctaaaacgaataaaactgcctaacttattacttgtcttttcaattacattaatgaaatatgcttaaatgaatttaaacttcctattttattgtttgtctttttcagttaccttaatgaaatatccttaaataaatttggacataatgtcatttaatcaataaaaaaactcatgagttatccttacgtgcataactttaataatggagattttaaaaaacgtgcatcattaaaatgttacctaaaacatacaacactaatatataacatgcatcaataaaactagaatttgactcacacaattgtacggatattattttcagttgattaaattaaaaaatatttatttattcaaaaaatatttaagaatgactatgtttttaaaaattatatggtattatttgctcataactcatttatcatttgctaaattgttataattaaaattttagcataatataacccagttgtcatttgctaaatttatggtttttatttatattttttattatttaattataatattttcattttatatttgaaagagaaatgaattttctttcaaacaatattttttaaatgtattttttaaaaaataatcaatttaaattgttattatcattgaatataattatttttgacataatttgagttttcgtttacgtcaaaacttatcatattttaggataatattaatttaaaatgtaattttcatatttttcaaacaaattctaaaaatattttttaaatattttgttataatttttaaaaaaatattgagttgcatttcaaataaaaaggtaaagatattaaaaattttctaattaaaatatgtaaaatttaatatagttttaaggaaatggtcaaaataaaaaaaaattacacataaaactgggcggatcattatttatatgatatcgcaaatgaaagaaatatttatgttcttacaattatctaattaactatgtatactcattttttatatttttttttatatgatatcacacattcgtaaaaaaatagatagtttcagatgcaaaaaaaaatatttacttaatgaatataatattaataaattttacaaatacatcatttaataaaataaataatgaaaaactgaaaatttataTCCGCGGATCCGGATCTAGTTTTATATTGGTTACTTGATCAACTTTCCACCTATTTATTCCAATTTAATTATTCTGGGTTGCTCCAAAATTAAGCAATCACACTCCTAGCAAAATGACAAATTAGTGGTGGAGCAAGTCGTTTACTTTGTATTAAAAGAAGAGGGGAGTTTAATGATTGACATTTGATCTATTATAATGGCACTGATTTCTTGTTGGTCCTTTTTCGAGAATTTGGAGAAGCCCAAAAGATATGTCGGTCGTATTGGTAAGAAGGGATCTATTATATAAAGAAAGCGAGAGAGAGTTGTAAATTCATTTTGTTTCtgggaaagaaagagagaaaaggtAAAGGTTTCTTTCGTTATCGTTCGGCGTTCTCTCTAGTTCGTAGTTCGTACGTTCATCCTGATTCCGTCTGCTAGGGTCTCTTGTTTAATCGAATCTGCTCTGCTTTCATGAATTAGCATATAAGTTAGAATCAGCATCTGTGGAGTCGTTTTTGGTTAGGTTGACAGAttcgaaattagggtttgaaattaatattttttttttctgttttgatgATAGATTTTCAATTGAATCTTCTAACACTCTGATTATAGGAGAATGGCGGACGTGGTGATGAGGAAAGAGGATAGCGACACATTGAGTGTTAAGGTAAATtgtcttgttttgttttctagtttGTGGTGggcgttttttaaaaaacctgGTGGTGCATATCCTTCAGGAACTCGGTGCTTTTCTACCGCCGCCGccaccgccgccgccgccgcctaCCTACAAGCCGTCAGCACAAGGTTTTGTTGACTTTTATCCACCACCATATCAGCCTCCCAATGTTTGGGAACCTCTTCCCCCCGGCCCCAGCACTTGGAGTCCAGTGGTCATAAAATTGCCTTCTACTCCTAAAGACGAGTTGAAGCGAGAGTTACTGGATGCTATTCTTCTACCGGTACCCCCCTCcccgttattattatttttttaaaaaagttttgctCTTTCCTGTATTATTTTGCATTAAATCGGTGTCGATGTTCATTCTCTTCTCTGAAGGAACCCGTTGACGAAGAACCGGGCAAGCGGTCGTTATATATACAGTCACCAACTCCATCTAACATGGAATATCGAAGAATCTTTCATCATCGGTACACTCCGAGTCCAACTTATAGTCCCACTGCCCCTGGCGGTTACAGTTACTCTCAATCTCAGGATGCTATGCACGCCAAGCCACTGCTCTTTGCTAAAATCGCACTCCATTGCTACAATCTCGAAAAggttatctctcttttttttttacttgctTCTGCCTtaaccatatatataataatatgtttttatttttattttttagggGACACACTTTGAACGTTTGGGTCTGCCTCGAgattatgaccagaccttagaGGCAAGGGATCCAGCACGCAATTACACTTGCAGGTTTGAAACAAGTGTTCGGCTTGCCACTGAGAATAAAGATTGCTTCCATGTTGTCACAACCCGCTGCAGGCCCTTGCccccacctcctcctccaggtAATATGATTGCGAAAATGCTCTTATATcttttctgtttgttttttttctatgtttctcTCTATATTATTTACTTGTGTTGGTCATGTCTACCACAGGGGAAGATGGATTCCAATGTGGATTTGACACACTCTCCGTGGATGAGCTTTTCAAAGGCAACATGCCCGATTGGTTGCCTAATGACTATGCCACTAGTACGCAGCTGCTCCTGCAATACTACGAGGTCATGAGCCCCTCCCTCCCTCCTCtttaattcttcttttttttttgctgacaTTTATTGATTATTTATTCTCCAGATGAAAGAATCAGAGGTGGAACAAGCCAAAGAATGGCTTCATCTTTACGCTGAACTAGCCTTGTACACCAAGAAGCAGACGGACCCGGTGAGTACCCAAAACAAAAGactcttttttttgtgtgtgtttattctATGTTATTATAAGGAATCTCTTCTTGGTCTTGTGTTGCAGTTCATGTTTGAGCGTTCAAAGCCCCTGGAGCTCGGAAAGGTTGTTGTGCAAACTAGAGGAGTTGTCgactctctgaaagaggttgaGCTGTTGGATAATGCAGTCTTTTTCATAACCTTCAAAACAAGTTGCCATCGTGTCTGGAAAGGTATCATCAGGAGGACAAGGGATGGGATTCCAGAGCATCTATCCCTTGAAGCCAAGTGCTTCATGTGATGTGAAGAGTCTCTTCTGAGGTTGACTatgagcgagagagagagattaaaaaaaaaaacggtccGTAGCTCTATCTACGCTAtaagtactccctccgttcctaaaacatgtatgttctggaaaaaaaatttgtttcaaaaagatacattttttactttttcaatgtatgaatttatgaaaaattgtaagtttcaaaaaaattaatggtgtttattgaatttctattggctaaaagttatgaaaaattgttattcacaaaaaacaatgcagttttcttaatatatgtgaaaagtttagaatatgcatcttttaaaaacagagggagtatctTTTAAGTTGATTGTGCAATCGTAATGTTTGTCTTTTAAACTGTCTCTGAGGTTGATTATGTGAGTAATTAAAAACGGTCCGAGTAAACGTTTGTAGTTCTTCTATCTATGCTAGCAACTATCTCTTTTTAAGTTGATTGTGCAATCGTAATGTTGTCTTTTAAACTTATACTAGATTAACACCATCaacattatgtatataaattattttataaataataaatatatattaaataattaaatggcagtgacttttaaatatataattaaattggtgcgaacatataaatcaagtttattaatccaaaaaatatttttttatatttgataggatatgctattaaatttaaatgatactggcatagataatatattttaatatatttttaatattaatgtctattaaatgatgatttttactcatatagtttttttgatcatttgtatcttttatagaaaaaatttaaattactgataacaaaattttcattgtgggattattagttttagtaatttataattttttttaaaaaaaagttgtcaatgatcgttcaaaacttttatcaaaaaaattgttcaaagtaaaatttgaaactaaaatattgtattttatatggtttatagtttaatttaaaacgatatatattaatcttaataattaattaaattagactttttacttatataatttttttaatcatttgtattttgtcataacaaaaattttaaaccatgaatcataaaatttgaatgtgagacttttaacagttttactAACTTATaaccgtttgtaaaaattcaaaatataacatatacataaaaatctaaatttttattatatggttattgtggttgttttatttatttaatagtttaaaattaaataaatatgatagaagatactttatttttatcaaatctttattattcaaaatcattaattctcatatatactttagtcacattaggcaatttcgtaaattttatttaagaaaataataaagtacattatgatgaatttattgttagtttaataaaaagtttattatataattagatgaaccaacatatttctctaatgattctaagaatcattctagtgatgacatgtggatacaaaaagaagttgcaatgcttctcaaatataTTATAGGGATTATCTAAGACTGTGTGCACGCTCTAATTAAAAAATCGCTTGTTTCACATGCCTTATATTCTTTCTTCCCTCACTTGAAATGTATGGATTTGTCTCTTTGGACATCCAACATACAAACTAGGAGCAGGGGAATCACATACAAGGGATATTTGAAATTCTCTTGATATAAGATTtctgttatgaaccagattgtggattaCTCATAACCAagtgattatgatttgtaatctttacatttatctatgacggtgtaatctcctatataaggaacttatatgttatgaataaagatagacttttacattacttttataacacattatcagcacgaaactctaaatccctaagctaatacccaaatcgaaaaaccctaaaatcctaaccctagccggcgatccgacgaaccctaaacccgatcgcgtctcttgttcccgcatctgtttcagctcgcgtccccgatcagcttcagcccaaggcgttcctagctcagacgttcgcgacccgagaggagctccagcacgcgacctcttcctcattcgcgacagcatcagacagctcgcgtccgacgtTCAAGGCattcccgatcaagcaacaaaggacgtccgtgaccCAATAtaagcgactcgatccattccagctcgcgtcccattcgcgtccagctcgcggctcaactcctttggtggtccgattcaacaatcatctaaagttaaaaggtaattcaaaacctaagaacccataatcgaacatggattgattgataaagaatgaaaccctaatctttatgaatcaaaaccatagggtaatagatcaaaaatcctaattgagtaaatcgaagctctaaaagtttgaTACCCCAAACcttaaatcatgttcctacatgattaaaacctcAAATCAggttttacaagttaaaatccgataaaccctaaccctatatctataaaacctaaataatataagtatcggaattaattatactataattatcaaatcacatattaaaaccctaatcgaatattttgaaatcaaaactgttttcagttttgatcattgaggttttaaatctgattgaatctgatgttATGTTGCTAggattgtttgaccgttaaattgatagatttattttctcatcctgcttggttaattgttcatctgatttaaaattgtttaaaccgaccagcctgttaaaacattgattgaatccgataggttgctagtttgctttgcttatataatccgataggttgatagattgatt encodes:
- the LOC106381404 gene encoding UPF0725 protein At2g20620-like gives rise to the protein MADVVMRKEDSDTLSVKELGAFLPPPPPPPPPPTYKPSAQGFVDFYPPPYQPPNVWEPLPPGPSTWSPVVIKLPSTPKDELKRELLDAILLPEPVDEEPGKRSLYIQSPTPSNMEYRRIFHHRYTPSPTYSPTAPGGYSYSQSQDAMHAKPLLFAKIALHCYNLEKGTHFERLGLPRDYDQTLEARDPARNYTCRFETSVRLATENKDCFHVVTTRCRPLPPPPPPGEDGFQCGFDTLSVDELFKGNMPDWLPNDYATSTQLLLQYYEMKESEVEQAKEWLHLYAELALYTKKQTDPFMFERSKPLELGKVVVQTRGVVDSLKEVELLDNAVFFITFKTSCHRVWKGIIRRTRDGIPEHLSLEAKCFM